A genomic region of uncultured Paludibaculum sp. contains the following coding sequences:
- a CDS encoding nucleotidyltransferase domain-containing protein, which yields MRESNSGLTALERRLGADWQHLRKAKVLAEAKRKELTKELRELTTDDTSIVVFGSLARDEFTEGSDIDWTLLVDGAADPRHLDQAKEIEAVVQRLAKKGVGREGTFGKLAFSHDVVHQIGGQSDSNQNTTRRILLLLESMAVGRTEAYERVVNSVLSRYVLEDRGFLAGSADHHIPRFLLNDFARYWWTMAVDFAYKHRTRFGEGAAIRNLKLRMSRKLIYVSGMLTCFSCHLDATPCSGGASVRDAARAPECIQCLRAKLQLTPLEVIAGTFLRYPHLDSTALELLSAYNDFLGILSSAKSRSKLEKLGEAEYEQDRTYQKARKLSHHFRDALVKLFFDDRSGISDLTKIYGVF from the coding sequence ATGCGCGAATCCAACTCAGGTCTGACCGCCCTTGAACGTCGACTTGGCGCGGACTGGCAGCATCTCAGGAAAGCCAAAGTCCTGGCGGAAGCCAAGCGCAAGGAGTTGACCAAAGAGCTTCGCGAGCTTACCACCGACGACACGAGCATCGTCGTTTTTGGATCCCTAGCCCGTGACGAGTTTACAGAGGGAAGCGACATTGACTGGACGCTGCTGGTGGACGGAGCGGCCGATCCGAGGCACCTGGATCAAGCCAAAGAGATTGAAGCCGTTGTGCAAAGACTGGCCAAGAAGGGCGTCGGGCGAGAGGGGACCTTCGGGAAACTGGCGTTCAGCCACGATGTGGTACATCAGATCGGCGGGCAGAGCGATAGTAATCAGAACACGACCAGGCGGATTCTCCTGCTGTTGGAGTCCATGGCGGTTGGGCGCACGGAGGCCTACGAACGTGTTGTCAACAGTGTGCTGAGCCGCTACGTATTGGAGGATCGCGGATTCCTGGCGGGCTCCGCCGACCATCACATCCCACGATTCCTACTCAACGACTTCGCACGGTACTGGTGGACGATGGCGGTGGACTTCGCCTACAAGCACAGGACGCGGTTCGGCGAAGGCGCCGCAATTCGCAATTTGAAGCTGCGCATGTCCAGAAAGCTGATCTACGTGTCCGGAATGCTCACGTGTTTCAGTTGCCATCTGGACGCTACGCCATGCTCCGGCGGAGCTTCAGTTCGCGACGCCGCAAGGGCTCCGGAATGTATCCAATGTCTGAGGGCCAAGCTTCAACTGACTCCGCTTGAGGTGATCGCCGGGACGTTCCTGCGTTATCCCCATCTGGACAGCACGGCCCTGGAGCTGTTGAGCGCATACAATGACTTCCTCGGCATTCTCTCCAGTGCGAAATCGCGAAGCAAACTGGAGAAGCTCGGGGAAGCGGAATATGAGCAGGACAGAACCTATCAGAAGGCCCGGAAGTTGAGTCACCACTTCCGCGATGCCTTGGTGAAACTGTTCTTTGATGACAGATCCGGAATCTCGGACCTGACCAAAATATACGGGGTATTCTGA
- the tnpA gene encoding IS200/IS605 family transposase → MGSYRRGAHTVYEIHLDLVWTTKYRKPVLAGEVALRLRDLIREICGDHDVKIMKGHVSKDHVHLLVSIPPQVAISRLMQYVKGKTAHKIMLEFPHVKKHYWGQHMWARGYFCCSTGNVTDEMIAQYIADQTENRDDDFKVEG, encoded by the coding sequence ATGGGATCATATCGACGCGGTGCGCACACCGTCTATGAAATCCACCTGGACTTGGTATGGACGACGAAGTACCGCAAGCCCGTGCTGGCGGGAGAGGTGGCGCTGAGGCTCCGGGATCTGATCCGAGAGATCTGCGGGGACCACGATGTGAAGATCATGAAGGGTCATGTTTCGAAGGATCACGTGCATTTGCTGGTATCGATACCGCCGCAGGTGGCGATCAGCCGGCTGATGCAGTACGTGAAGGGGAAGACGGCGCACAAGATCATGCTGGAGTTCCCACACGTGAAGAAGCACTATTGGGGCCAACACATGTGGGCGCGGGGCTATTTCTGCTGCAGCACCGGGAACGTCACCGACGAGATGATCGCGCAATACATCGCGGATCAGACAGAAAATCGGGACGACGATTTCAAAGTAGAGGGTTGA